The following proteins are encoded in a genomic region of Debaryomyces hansenii CBS767 chromosome G complete sequence:
- a CDS encoding DEHA2G15928p (similar to uniprot|P37298 Saccharomyces cerevisiae YDR178w SDH4 Membrane anchor subunit of succinate dehydrogenase and similar to uniprot|Q06236 Saccharomyces cerevisiae YLR164w), whose product MLSLYSRVGLTSIRQSLLKPCLVRGIKTIPQPPGYIVGSVNDAYVPPGPKKFEGSLHWTSERAVAIGLVPLVLAPFLTGATTLLDSTMSGFILYHCYTGFQSCIIDYIPKRVYGSLFNFSMYLLTFGTGIAGYGIYQIETKEGGISTILSKLWKA is encoded by the coding sequence ATGTTATCATTGTACAGCCGTGTTGGATTAACATCTATTAGACAATCCTTATTAAAGCCATGTTTAGTTCGTGGTATTAAAACTATTCCACAACCTCCGGGATATATCGTTGGTTCTGTCAATGATGCTTACGTTCCTCCAGGACCTAAGAAATTCGAAGGTTCTTTACACTGGACAAGTGAAAGAGCTGTTGCTATTGGTTTAGTGCCATTGGTGTTGGCACCATTCCTCACTGGAGCTACGACCCTTCTTGATTCAACTATGTCGGGTTTCATATTATATCATTGTTACACCGGGTTCCAATCTtgtattattgattatattcCAAAGAGAGTCTACGGTTCCTTGTTCAACTTCAGCATGTATTTATTAACGTTTGGAACTGGTATCGCAGGATACGGTATTTACCAAATAGAAACTAAAGAAGGTGGTATTTCTACTATTTTATCCAAGCTTTGGAAGGCTTGA
- a CDS encoding DEHA2G15950p (similar to CA2424|IPF18468 Candida albicans), whose amino-acid sequence MFSRNIRGFTRRGVYNHFRSSGSNIIHRPITRTSLTQTRSIKLSASQLSAVKGWGFVINIVAGAYIGGLLVCFGSLYLLYSDANDRQRIPFELSFKNQMTTVKAINKDDVLKSPRYAVKHYRRLLIELARAEDPNLEFDEHSEQNRFMVPIINSSVLVYEKSNDFANFYIDIVLRYAKSLLAKGELDTSIYVLKEIIDDDELFYKLGDAERLSQCCRLLSKVCPRNEDKEAYLDRSIDMLRSTFSSIVLDENYLLQDNSRITDELVSCLNGLAFTFAKASPSQGKEKDLYLSKALNIYLANLKKLSSVQRSITNSEQTQASYPLFNCDLNNIKMVIAEIKAHISEIMWARGYKKNAISWGEDVVEDIYFAHGSETRASPILINVLRNLIIMYEDIKDFRSIKRCEKLLGELSVFELNESSWYDNIVNRFCKIIYNKGPLGIIEKSLSERFGSPQPILEIEEFEDEDKE is encoded by the coding sequence ATGTTTAGTAGGAACATTAGAGGGTTCACTAGAAGAGGAGTATACAACCATTTTAGGTCTAGTGGTAGTAATATTATCCACAGACCTATTACTCGAACCTCTTTAACTCAAACAAGATCAATAAAGTTATCGGCATCTCAGCTCAGCGCAGTTAAAGGATGGGGGTTCGTCATAAATATAGTGGCAGGAGCTTATATTGGAGGTTTATTAGTTTGCTTTGGTCTGTTATACTTATTATACCTGGATGCAAATGATAGACAACGCATACCGTTTGAACTAAGCTTCAAGAATCAAATGACTACGGTTAAGGCTATTAACAAAGATGATGTTTTAAAAAGTCCTAGATACGCAGTGAAACATTATAGAAGATTGCTAATTGAATTGGCTAGAGCAGAGGATCCAAACCTAGAATTTGATGAACACTCGGAACAGAACAGATTCATGGTGCCGATCATTAACTCCTCGGTATTAGTTTACGAGAAGTCCAATGATTTTGCcaatttttatattgacATTGTATTGAGGTACGCAAAGTCTTTACTTGCAAAAGGGGAGTTGGATACGTCTATATATGTGTTGAAGGAAATAATAGACGATGATGAGCTCTTCTATAAACTTGGGGACGCAGAAAGATTATCACAGTGTTGCAGATTACTTAGCAAGGTTTGTCCCagaaatgaagataaagaagCATATTTAGATAGATCTATTGATATGTTAAGATCTACGTTTTCGTCAATAGTTTTAGATGAAAATTACTTACTACAAGATAACTCTCGGATTACTGATGAATTAGTGTCATGCTTAAATGGATTAGCGTTTACATTTGCTAAGGCCAGTCCTTCGCAGGGCAAGGAAAAAGACTTATATTTACTGAAAgcattaaatatatatttggcAAATCTTAAAAAGTTGAGCCTGGTTCAACGGTCCATAACAAACTCAGAACAGACACAAGCTAGCTACCCATTGTTCAATTGTGATCtaaacaatataaaaatgGTAATAGCTGAGATTAAAGCTCATATCAGTGAAATTATGTGGGCAAGGGGTTATAAGAAAAATGCAATATCCTGGGGTGAAGACGTAGTAGAGGATATTTATTTTGCTCATGGTAGTGAAACAAGGGCATCACctatattgataaatgtTTTAcgtaatttaattataatgTATGAGGACATCAAAGATTTCAGGTCAATAAAGAGATGTGAAAAATTGCTAGGTGAATTGTCGGTTTTCGAATTAAATGAATCTTCATGGTATGATAATATTGTCAATCGTTTCTGCaagataatttataataaagGCCCTCTAGGAATAATAGAGAAATCATTGTCAGAAAGATTTGGAAGCCCTCAACCTATTCTAgagattgaagaatttgaagatgaagataaggAATAG
- a CDS encoding DEHA2G15972p (weakly similar to uniprot|Q06551 Saccharomyces cerevisiae YLR246w ERF2 Subunit of a palmitoyltransferase) → MSRRERYSVEPIPNDANEFQDNVSFIHKFITNWLITDPSLRNPGSEKNVKAKNYQVQKHENVQFIYLCGGRLRSVKQKPINVVTGISILIPGILFWIFEAKWIWFHVNPSIVILFSYFWLITVSFFIKASMSDPGMLPRNIHVPYSISNANTSPKASPPDEYFNIISLPYNAEDHTGVGLKYCATCHIWRSPRASHCSVCNSCIISHDHHCVFLNNCIGYRNYKYFLWFLLFAVLGCILMSVISFIHVFYYRLGMETSVSTFRSSISKYPVSFLLCIYSLLALVYPFPLLIFHIFLTSYNLTTREYFNNVRGVKNSQNHFTNHFDTHSIFKNLYINWLGRARGFSLVRQTDSYQIGDLRFEKLDPLQSFSS, encoded by the coding sequence ATGAGTCGACGAGAGAGGTATAGTGTTGAACCCATTCCTAATGATGCTAATGAATTCCAAGACAATGTATCATTCATACACAAGTTTATAACAAATTGGTTGATAACTGACCCCAGCTTACGCAACCCAGGCCTGGAAAAGAATGTTAAGGCTAAGAACTATCAGGTTCAGAAACACGAAAATGTCCAGttcatatatttatgtGGAGGGAGACTAAGGAGTGTTAAGCAAAAGCCAATTAATGTTGTAACGGGCATACTGATATTGATTCCTGGCATTctattttggatatttgAGGCAAAATGGATATGGTTTCACGTAAATCCATCCATAGTCATATTATTTAGCTACTTTTGGCTAATAACAGTTTCATTCTTTATAAAAGCTTCAATGTCTGATCCCGGGATGTTGCCTCGGAATATTCATGTTCCTTATTCTATAAGTAATGCCAATACTTCTCCCAAAGCGAGCCCACCAGacgaatatttcaatattatttcattacCATATAATGCGGAGGATCATACAGGCGTTGGTTTAAAGTATTGCGCAACTTGTCATATATGGAGGTCTCCTAGAGCCAGTCATTGCTCTGTTTGCAACTCATGCATCATCAGTCATGATCACCATTGCGTTTTTTTGAACAATTGTATTGGCTATCGAAATTACAAATACTTTTTGTGGtttctattatttgcaGTTCTTGGCTGCATACTCATGTCCGTGATATCGTTTATTCACGTATTTTATTATCGGTTGGGCATGGAGACATCAGTATCAACTTTTCGCAGCTCGATATCTAAGTACCCGGTGAGCTTCCTTCTTTGCATCTACAGCCTTTTGGCTTTAGTGTATCCATTCccattattaattttccATATATTTTTGACGTCGTATAATTTAACTACTAGAGAGTACTTTAATAATGTTCGAGGTGTCAAGAATCTGCAAAATCACTTTACTAACCATTTTGATActcattcaatttttaaaaacCTTTATATAAATTGGTTAGGTAGAGCCAGAGGCTTTTCATTGGTCAGGCAAACTGACTCTTACCAAATAGGTGATCtaagatttgaaaaacttGACCCTTTGCAATCGTTTTCCCTGTAA